The Streptomyces puniciscabiei genomic interval GGCGGAGCACGTCGGCGCCGAACGCTATCTGGAGTACGCCCGTCAGCTGTACGGCCTGCTGAAGCCCGGTGGACGGCTGCTCAACCACCAGATCGCCCGCCGCCCGCAGCGCGACGAGTCGGCCTACGCCGTGGACGAGTTCATCGACTCCTACGTCTTCCCGGACGGCGAACTCGCCCCCATCGGCAGCACCGTCACCCAGCTGGAGCGCGCCGGGTTCGAGGTGCGGGACGTGGAGTCCCTCCGCGAGCACTACGCCCGCACCCTGCGCCGGTGGGTCGCCAACCTGGAGGGGGAGTGGGACCGCGCGGTCCGCCTCACCAGCCCCGGCCGGGCCCGCGTCTGGCGGCTGTACATGGCCGCCTCCGCGCTCGCCTTCGAACACAACCGGATCGGCGTCAACCAGGTCCTGGCGGTCCGCACCCCGGAGTCGGGCGCGTCCGGGCTGAGGCTGCGCGCCCGCACCTGGAGCACCTGAGCCGGGTACGGCGGAGGGGGCCCCGTTCCCGGGGCCCCCTCCACCCTCGTACGACCGCTACTCGGCCTTGATCGCCGCCAGCATGTTCAGCCGGGCCGCGCGCCGGGCCGGCCACAGCGCGGCGAGGACGCCGACCGTGCCCGCCAGCAGCAGGAAGACCGCCATCCGGCCCCAGGGCAGGACCAGTTCGTACGTCGGCATCTTGGTGCCCAGCAGCTGACCGGCCGCCCAGCCGAAGAACACGCCGAGCCCGATGCCGAGCACCCCGCCGAACAGGGAGATCACCAGGGACTCCAGGCGGACCATCCGCTTGACCGCCTTGCGGTCCAGGCCGATCGCGCGGAGCATGCCGATCTCCTGGGCGCGTTCGAAGACCGACATGGCCAGGGTGTTGATGACGCCGAGGACCGCGACGATCACCGCCATGCCGAGCAGGCCGTAGAGCATGTTGAGCATCGTCGTGAAGATCTTCGCGATGGCGTTGGAGATGTCCTGCTTGTCCTGGACCCTGATGGCAGGGTTGGAGTCGAGAGCCTTGACGAGCTTGTCCTTGGTGGCGCTGGAGGCGCCGCCTGCGGTCTTGACCATGACGTCGCTGTCGGTCGGGCGGGGCAGGTGCGGAGTGAGGGCCTTGTTGTCGACCAGGATCTCCTTGAACATCTCGTTGCCCTTGTAGACACCGGCGACCGTCAGCTTCTGCCGCTTGCCGTCCTCGTAGCGCACGGTGAAGACCGACCCGGCCTTCCAGCCGTGCGACTTGGCGGTGTCCTCGTCCACGGTGACCCGGGAGCCGCTCACCTCGAAGGTGCCCTGTTCCATCTCCAGATGGGTCAGTACGCCGATCGCGGAGCCGTTGACGCCGGTCAGCACCTCGTTGGAGTCGTCGATCCGGGAGACGGTACGGCGCAGGGGGCTGCTGTCGGTCACGCCGTCGGTCGCGGCGATCTTCTTCGCCACGTCAGGGGAGAGCGGGTCGCCGTTGGTCATCGAGACGACGTAGTCCGCACGGAGCGACGAACTGGCCATCTTGTCGATCGCGGTCTGCAGGCTGCCCGCCATCACCGTCATGCCGGTGATCAGGGTCAGGCCGATCATCAGCGCGGAGGCGGTGGCCGCCGTACGGCGCGGGTTGCGCACCGAGTTCTGGCGGGCCAGCTTGCCCGAGACACCGAAGGCACGCAGCACCGGCGCGGCGGCCGCGATCAGCGGGCGGGACAGCAGCGGGGTCAGGACGAACACGCCGATGATCAGCAGCACCGCGCCGATGCCCATCGGGCCCTGGGCGGAGTCGGCGTCCATCGACGTGGCCGCGAGGACCACCGCGACACCGGCCGCCGCGAACAGCGCGCCGAGCGTGTTGCGCAGCACCAGCGACTTGGTGGTCGCCTTGGCGTGCACGCTGCTCATCGCCGCCACCGGCGGGATCTTCGCGGCCCGGCGGCCGGGCAGCCAGGCGGCCAGCATGGTGACGAGGACGCCGACCGCGAGGGCGGCCACCACCGTGCCCGGGGTGATCACCAGCGGCCCGTCGGGCACGCTCGCGCCGAAGGAGCCCAGCAGCGAGCGCAGGCCCGCCCCGATGCCGACACCGGCGGCGAGACCGGCCACCCCGGCGACCGCGCCGACCGCGAACGCCTCGATCAGCACCGAGCGGGTCACCTGGCGGCGGGAGGCGCCGACCGCGCGCAGCAGGGCCAGTTCGCGGGTGCGCTGGGCGACCAGCATGGTGAAGGTGTTGGCGATGATGAACGTGCCGACGAACAGCGCGATACCGGCGAACACCAGCAGCGCCTGCTTCAGGCCGCTCATCGAGTCGGCGATCTGCTTGGCCTGGTCGTCGGCGAGCTGCTTGCCGGTGGTGGTGTCCACCAGGTGGGAGGGCAGCGCCTTGTCCAGCTCGGCCTTCAACGCGGTCTGGCTGGTGCCGGGCGCGGCTCTGACGTCGATCTCGTCGTACGTGCCCTTCTTGCCGAACAGCTTCTGCGCGGTCGGCGTGTCGAACAGGGCGAGGCTGCCGCCGGCGGAGACGTTGCCGTCGTCGGTGGTGAAGATGCCGGCGAGGGTCGGGGTGAGGACCGGGCCGTTCACGGACAGGCGCACGGTGTCGCCGACCCGGTAGCCGGCCCGCTTCGCGGTCTTGGAGTCGAGCAGGACCTCGCCCGCGCCGTGCGGGGCGTGGCCGCCGACCAGCGGGTACCGGGCGTCCTTGGTGCCCCAGTAGTTGCCGCCGTTGGACTGCCAGTCACCGCCGACGAGTTTGCCGTCCTTGCCGGCGACGGCGGTGAAGCCGCTGACGACACCGGTCGCGGAGGCGGCACGGGGAACCTTTGCGGCCTTGTCCAGCGTGGCCTGGCTCAGGCCGGACAGCTCGCCGACCTTGTCGCCCCGGGAGTCCTGGTACTTGGGCTGTACGGCGACGTCGACCTGGTCGAAGCCCTTGGCGGAGCTCTTCTGGTAGGCGTCGGAGATGGTGTTGGTGAAGACGAGCGTGCCGGAGACGAAGGCCACGCCGAGCATCACGGCGAGCACGGTCATCAGCAGCCGGGCCTTGTGCGCGAGGACGTTGCGCAGGGCGGTGCGGAACATCAGGAGGTACGCCCCTTCGCGTCGAACTGCTTCATCAGGTCGAGGACGGAGTCGGCCGTGGGGCCGTACATCTCGTCGACGATCCGGCCGTCGGCCAGGAAGACCACGCGGTCCGCGTAGGCGGCGGCCACCGGGTCGTGCGTCACCATGACCACGGTCTGGCCGAGCTCGCGTACGGAGTTGCGCAGGAAGCCCAGCACCTCGGCGCCGGAGCGGGAGTCGAGGTTTCCGGTCGGCTCGTCACCGAAGATGATCTCGGGCCTGGAGGCCAGGGCGCGGGCGACGGCGACGCGCTGCTGCTGGCCGCCGGAGAGCTGGGCGGGCCGGTGGCTGAGCCGCCCGGACAGGCCGACCATCGCGATCACCTGGTCCAGCCAGGCCTTGTCCGGCTTCCGCCCGGCGATGTCCATCGGCAGGGTGATGTTCTCCAGGGCGGTCAGCGTCGGCAGCAGGTTGAAGGCCTGGAAGATGAAGCCGATCTTGTCCCGGCGGAGCTTGGTGAGCTGCTTGTCCTTCAGGGAGCCCAGCTCGGTCTCGCCGATCCGCACGGAGCCGGAGGAGAAGGTGTCGAGCCCGGCCACGCAGTGCATCAGCGTGGACTTGCCGGAGCCCGACGGGCCCATGATCGCGGTGAACTCGGCCTGCCGGAAGTCGACGGAGACCTGGTCCAGGGCGACCACCCGGGTCTCGCCCTGCCCATAGATCTTCGACAGCTCCGTGGCGCGTGCGGCCACTGCGGTGGTCCGGCCGGCGGTGGGTGTGGTGGTCACGGGACGGTGCTCCTGTCGGGACGACGTGTGTTCCAGGGGACCGCTCCATCGTCCCGGCGCCCGGGGCGCGTGGAGTCAGTCGCTGTTCCGGTTCCGGAGGGCGACTCGGGTCGGACGGGAGAGCGCCGTGTCATACCTGGGGAGGACGGCGGACCCTGAGAGCGGCACCGCCGGGCCGCCGCCGGAAATCCGCGTCGAACCGGTCTCGAACGGTGGTCGAGAACGGGTGGAACACCCTCGTTCGGACGGTGAAATTCCGTCATTCCACGTACGTGCGCAGCCACGTCACGTCACGCTGTTGGCAAGTGCGGACGGCCCGTACCGCGGGCTGATGCACCCTCAGACGTCAATAAAATAAGACAACATCGGTCCGCCCTTCCGCTGTTCGGGGGATGCGTCCCGATAGGCTCGAACCTCGAAGCGGAGCCCATGGCCTGCCCGGATGGTGGAATGCAGACACGGCGAGCTTAAACCTCGCTGCCCCTTCGCGGGCG includes:
- a CDS encoding ABC transporter permease, with the translated sequence MFRTALRNVLAHKARLLMTVLAVMLGVAFVSGTLVFTNTISDAYQKSSAKGFDQVDVAVQPKYQDSRGDKVGELSGLSQATLDKAAKVPRAASATGVVSGFTAVAGKDGKLVGGDWQSNGGNYWGTKDARYPLVGGHAPHGAGEVLLDSKTAKRAGYRVGDTVRLSVNGPVLTPTLAGIFTTDDGNVSAGGSLALFDTPTAQKLFGKKGTYDEIDVRAAPGTSQTALKAELDKALPSHLVDTTTGKQLADDQAKQIADSMSGLKQALLVFAGIALFVGTFIIANTFTMLVAQRTRELALLRAVGASRRQVTRSVLIEAFAVGAVAGVAGLAAGVGIGAGLRSLLGSFGASVPDGPLVITPGTVVAALAVGVLVTMLAAWLPGRRAAKIPPVAAMSSVHAKATTKSLVLRNTLGALFAAAGVAVVLAATSMDADSAQGPMGIGAVLLIIGVFVLTPLLSRPLIAAAAPVLRAFGVSGKLARQNSVRNPRRTAATASALMIGLTLITGMTVMAGSLQTAIDKMASSSLRADYVVSMTNGDPLSPDVAKKIAATDGVTDSSPLRRTVSRIDDSNEVLTGVNGSAIGVLTHLEMEQGTFEVSGSRVTVDEDTAKSHGWKAGSVFTVRYEDGKRQKLTVAGVYKGNEMFKEILVDNKALTPHLPRPTDSDVMVKTAGGASSATKDKLVKALDSNPAIRVQDKQDISNAIAKIFTTMLNMLYGLLGMAVIVAVLGVINTLAMSVFERAQEIGMLRAIGLDRKAVKRMVRLESLVISLFGGVLGIGLGVFFGWAAGQLLGTKMPTYELVLPWGRMAVFLLLAGTVGVLAALWPARRAARLNMLAAIKAE
- a CDS encoding ABC transporter ATP-binding protein translates to MTTTPTAGRTTAVAARATELSKIYGQGETRVVALDQVSVDFRQAEFTAIMGPSGSGKSTLMHCVAGLDTFSSGSVRIGETELGSLKDKQLTKLRRDKIGFIFQAFNLLPTLTALENITLPMDIAGRKPDKAWLDQVIAMVGLSGRLSHRPAQLSGGQQQRVAVARALASRPEIIFGDEPTGNLDSRSGAEVLGFLRNSVRELGQTVVMVTHDPVAAAYADRVVFLADGRIVDEMYGPTADSVLDLMKQFDAKGRTS